CGCAGTCTTGCCGGCTTGGCTCAGCCTCTCATCGAGCGCGTGACAAACCGTCAGATCACGCCATAACCCTTTGCTGATCACCGGCCGGGTCACGTGCGTCAGCAGCACGTCGGGTTCATATCCCAGCAAAGCCTTGGAGTAGGTGACAAGCATCGCGCGGCTTTTAAGCTTGGCTTTCAGATCGACCTTCATGGCCGGGATGCCGTTGTAAACCAGGTCCACCGGCTGGTCGTTGAACCGCGAGCTGAGAAACTTGATTTCGTCGCGTGTCCGATCTCCGACCGCAATGATGCCGTCACAGAGGTATGAGCGGCTGACCAGCGCGTGTCGGAAAAGGTGGTCGAGACTGCCGAAGACATCCTGAATGTGTTTCCCCTGGGCGCGGGCCTGGTCGAGCACGTTGTAAAACATCGTGTCGTGGCCGGGATGGTCCTCGACCACACGGCGGGCGCTGGCGCATTCGTGGGCGTGAAACACAGTGCGGAAGTGGCGCTGGCCCTCCAGCGCGACGAGGAATGCCGTCGGCAATCCCATGAACTCATGCGAAAAGAGGATGCAGGGCAGCTCGGACTCCTGGAGAATCGCCCGCAGCGCATAAAACGCCGGCTGCGCCAGTCGCGCGTACTCCTCGTAGTCCCACATGGACTCGTAGCGCGACGAATCGAGGCCGAGCTTTTCCCACATCATTCCCTTGAACAGGTTGACGCGATCCTTGTTGATGCCGAAGACATCGATGAGGATCACCTCCGCCTCGCCGCGGCGTCCTTCACCGGGCGGGTTGTATTGCCGCTTGCCGTACACGATCCTGACGTTGAACGCCCATTCGATCGGCTGAAATTTGCTGGAGTATCCGTCGCGGTCGATGTTGTCGATCGAGCTGTAAAGCACCTTGCCGTGCTCACCGAGCCGGGCTTCGGGATCGACGGCGATGTGTGTGGCGGTCGGGCCGACGAGGATGGATCGCCCGACGTGCCGCTGGTACACGGGGCTGATCATCAACCCTTCGAGAACGGTGCCGATCCCGCCGATCTGCTCGACCGCCTCATGGGTGACGTGAGCGATGGTGAACGGTCGATCTGCGGCCCCCTCTGATCGATGAGATTGTCGCTTGGCCATCCTTGAGCCTCGGCACGGTCGCCATCGTGAGGGCGATCGCCTGTTGCAATTATCCCGGCGGCAGATGCCGCGGATCGACGCCGGAGTCCTTCGACCCCTTGCCTTTGGTCTTAATCGATCGCTGCGCCCGCGCCGGCTTGGCGCCGCTGGTTCCCGCGCCGCGAGGCATGGCGATCACACCCGTCCGCGCCAGCTCCGCAATGCCGTACGGCTGGATCAACTCGATGAAGGCTTCGACTTTTTCTTCCGTACCCGAAAGCTCGATCATCACCCGATCCACGCCTACGTCCACGACTTTGGCTCGGAACAGGTTTGCTAATTCAATAATTTCACTGCGCCGCGAGCGCCCGGATTCACCCGTGCCCGCGGTGAGCACCTGCACGAGCATCAGATCGCGCTCGACATACGCAGCGTCGTGATAATCCACGACCTTGACCACGGGTACGAGTTTCTGGAGCTGCTTACGGACCTGTTCGAGTACCGCGTCATCACCGCCGACGACAATCGTCATCCGTGATAACTCCGGATTTTCCGTCCGTCCGACCACGAGGCTGTCGATGTTGAAGCCTCGCGCGGCGAACATATCGGCCACCTGTGCGAGCACGCCGGGCTCGTTAGTGACCAGGGCGGCAATGACGTGGCGCATCACTGGGGAGGACGATTCACTCATAGACTAAGTATCATATGTCAGGAATGAGTGAAGTCACAAAGACGCACCCGCCAGCGTGAGCTTTTTATTAACCAGCCAACCTCAGAGTAGTAACCCATGACATTTTCATTCCGTGACGAATGGATCAACCAGTACCTCCGCGAGGGCTACTTGATTTTCCGACAGATTCTTCCCGTTACGCTCCTGCGCGATCTGCGACGTGAATGCGACAAGGCCCGCGCACTGGCGCATGAAGTCTCCGGCCCGCAAGCTCAGCGGATTCAACCCGTGGATCGCTATGCCGACAAACTCGACCTCAAGCCGTTCAAGGAATACTGCGAGCTGCCTGTGCTGCGGGATGCCGTAACGAGGCTGCTTGGACCGACCAGCCACGGCCAGACGCACATCATGGGAATCCTTGTGGAACCCAAGGATCGGCCGTGGTCCATCGGATGGCACCGCGACGGTCTGGTGGAAGTGCCGCTTGAAGCCCAGGATGATCTGCTGCGCGCCAAGCTGTGGGAGATATGGTATGACCTGACGCGCTTCAACCAGGTCAATTGTGCGATCTATGCCGACTCCTGCACTTGGTTTGTCCCCGGCAGCCACCTTCGTCAATACGACCTGCCCGGCGAGGTGGCATCAACCGGGGCCGGAACGCTCGAAGCCCTGACCAATAATCTTTCCAACGTCGAAGCTGAACGGATCAATTTCGAGCATTGTGAGTCGTTCCCCGGAGCGGTGCAGATCCGTCTGCAACCGGGTGATTTCATGGTGTATCGCAATCTGGCCTGGCATACCGGCAACTATGTGCCGTCGCAGCCGCGCGCTACGCTGCACGACCTGGTGATCTCACTTCAACCGTCAAACTGGAGCGGCTGGAACGAAGCCAAGCTCGCAGCCATCGAGCGGATGGGAAAGCGAAAGGCGGAAGCCGCGTCGCGCAGCGGCACGAGGAGTCCGCAGTCGGTGAGCTGATCCATTAATGGCCCCGGCGGGGATCGAACCCGCACGGCCCTTGCGGGCCAGGGGATTTTAAGTCCCCAGCGTCTGCCAATTCCGCCACGGGGCCGTGGTGAAACATCAGGTCGGCATTGTAATGATGAAAATGATCCGGCTGTGGGGTAGTCGCCGCATTGTCGCCGCCCGCTCCGCTTGACGAGTCAGGCCGACATCCGCCGCCCTGTTCCGCCCTTGTTCCGCGGGCTTGTGCTTTATGATCGCTTGACGACGATCCGAACCATCCGCGCACCCTGTACCGGGTGGCTGTTCCAGTTTTCGCGGAATTGCTGCACGTCGTAGGTCACCAGCAGCACATCGTCCTCCGTCTCGTTGAGCGACAGATACTCCCACGAATTGCTGTCACGCACGTTGGTGTCCTCCTGCACGCGCAGTTGTTGATTAGGCGGGACACCCATCATCGTCTGATAGGCCGTTTCCAGCTCATGCAGGTCGATCCTGCCTTGCCATTGACGGCCGGTGCCGGTGGGGTCGCACATCACAAACTTTCCGCAATGTCCATAGTGCTCAGCCACGTAGTCCACCTTCGCCATTTGCTCGAGGGAAGTGAACGTGCTCTTGGGCCTGCCGAAAGAGCAGACCAATCCGCCGCGCCGGAGCTTTCGGATGATCGGCCAGACGCCGGTGAGATATTCGCCGCTGTCGATGAGCCGAATGGGTTCGGGGGCTGTCCAGGTTTTGCCCATATCCGCCGAGCGAGTCTGAAGCATGGCGGCGCCGGTGCGTGCGATGACGTACAACTCGCCGCTGTCGAGCCGGGTGATCGACGCCTCATCGCCTCCTTCGGGGGTGTGGTCGGCGGCGAGTACCTCTGCCTTGCGATACCAGGTCTGCCCCGCATCGTGCGTTTCGTACAGCCAAACGCGGCTTTTTTTACTGTTGGCCGGCTGCCCATACCCCACAGCCATCCAATGTGTCGGTTTATCCAACTCGACAGTGGAGGTTATGTGGATGCGGCCGATCATGACGTTATCGAGCGATACGTCGCGGTTGTGGTTGCTGTGGTTGATGATTTCGTACCACGGGGCCTGCGGTTGACCGAAGGTCCGCATGGCGCGGAGAGTCATGGTGTCGGTTCCGGGCGCGTGGATGCGGACGAATTGATGGCGGAAATTCCGTCCATCCTCGGAGGTGCCGACATTCGCCACGAACCAGTCCGGCTCATTGGAGTCCTGCCAAACGTAGCTGTCGATTTCGTAGTAGCGACCGTCGGAGAAGGAATCCGACCACTCGACGCGGGGGCAGAGGTTTGGTGCATCATGCCACGTCTTGCCGCCGTCGTAGGAGTGATAGGACGTGTTCGGGGTGAAGTTATTGTCCGGGCCGATTCCGATGCTCATGCGCAGCGTGCCGCCGGGGAGCACAGCCACGTGCGGGATGTAGCGGCGATCCGCGCGCTCAGCAAGGATGGTGACGGGTTGTGAAGGGATGAGTTTCATCAGTTGGATTCCGGTTGCGTTTCCTGGCTGCGGATGGAGTTGCGATCAGACATCATGGGTGTGTCAGTGACATCCTGACGCCCGACGATGCTGCGTGCTGCTCCGGGAAGCAGAAGGTACAACAAACTTCACGGAGTGTCCTGTTGCTCGGGGGATTGATCTTCGGGAATTAAGAGCGGGCCGGGTGCCGCTTCTTCGTTGCGTTCGAGTGCCTGCGCCAAGGCGGCCTCCTGCGCAGCGTCGATCGCGGTTGCGAGTTTGTCCAGAAATACCCGTATTTTCTTTTGCGACAAAAGGCAGGCGAAATCGCGGTTGATCCCTGCGCGACGGATGCGGATATGTGTCTTGCCCCGCATGAGGACAGCAGCCGCGCAGAGGATCGCCAGGGCGAGAAACCCGGCACCCGTGGCGGATACCCCCGGTGCGTTTTCCGACCTGCCGATCATGATGAGAATCACAGCGACGATCAGGGGCGCCAGCGAGGTGAAGATCGCCGCAAGCCAGGCGACCGATTTCCATACGACGATGCTCTCGACTCGATCAAGACGGATGCGGCGAACGCGGTCGCGCGTGCCTTCACGTTGAAGGATCACCAGCGACTCAGGCTCAATGAGCAGCGATCGTTTCTTCGACAGGCTGTTGATGGTCAGGTCCGCGGGCATACGTTCCTTAGGAATTGTTGATGACGATGGCGACGATGATGGCGAGCACTCCGAATGCAGCCATCGCGCCGAAACCAAACGCGACGATTCCCAGCCAAGCCATGCGACCGGGGCCGACCAGTCTGGCGTAAAGAGGATTTTCGCGGCGCAATTTTCTCGTTGTAAAAAATCGAAGGATCATTAACGGGATAAAGATCACACCCAGAAACGAGACCAGCAGGGTGAACAGAGCCAGGGTGACGATCTCCGTGTCCGGTCGCGGCAGATAGTGCGTGTATGACTTAGTCAGAATCGATTTTCCCGCGCCTTCAAGGTACTGCACGCTGTAACTTTTACCGTCCAGGGCGACATGGCAGAGCGAGCAGATGTAGTCGCCCGTTCCGGCGCAGACCGCTACCGCGCGGTTGGCGGGATGATGGGCGCAGGCGGCATCCTC
This region of Phycisphaeraceae bacterium genomic DNA includes:
- a CDS encoding phytanoyl-CoA dioxygenase family protein; the encoded protein is MTFSFRDEWINQYLREGYLIFRQILPVTLLRDLRRECDKARALAHEVSGPQAQRIQPVDRYADKLDLKPFKEYCELPVLRDAVTRLLGPTSHGQTHIMGILVEPKDRPWSIGWHRDGLVEVPLEAQDDLLRAKLWEIWYDLTRFNQVNCAIYADSCTWFVPGSHLRQYDLPGEVASTGAGTLEALTNNLSNVEAERINFEHCESFPGAVQIRLQPGDFMVYRNLAWHTGNYVPSQPRATLHDLVISLQPSNWSGWNEAKLAAIERMGKRKAEAASRSGTRSPQSVS
- a CDS encoding exo-alpha-sialidase — protein: MKLIPSQPVTILAERADRRYIPHVAVLPGGTLRMSIGIGPDNNFTPNTSYHSYDGGKTWHDAPNLCPRVEWSDSFSDGRYYEIDSYVWQDSNEPDWFVANVGTSEDGRNFRHQFVRIHAPGTDTMTLRAMRTFGQPQAPWYEIINHSNHNRDVSLDNVMIGRIHITSTVELDKPTHWMAVGYGQPANSKKSRVWLYETHDAGQTWYRKAEVLAADHTPEGGDEASITRLDSGELYVIARTGAAMLQTRSADMGKTWTAPEPIRLIDSGEYLTGVWPIIRKLRRGGLVCSFGRPKSTFTSLEQMAKVDYVAEHYGHCGKFVMCDPTGTGRQWQGRIDLHELETAYQTMMGVPPNQQLRVQEDTNVRDSNSWEYLSLNETEDDVLLVTYDVQQFRENWNSHPVQGARMVRIVVKRS
- the ilvN gene encoding acetolactate synthase small subunit yields the protein MSESSSPVMRHVIAALVTNEPGVLAQVADMFAARGFNIDSLVVGRTENPELSRMTIVVGGDDAVLEQVRKQLQKLVPVVKVVDYHDAAYVERDLMLVQVLTAGTGESGRSRRSEIIELANLFRAKVVDVGVDRVMIELSGTEEKVEAFIELIQPYGIAELARTGVIAMPRGAGTSGAKPARAQRSIKTKGKGSKDSGVDPRHLPPG